From a region of the Haloferax volcanii DS2 genome:
- a CDS encoding GNAT family N-acetyltransferase yields MEIRPARPEDYDAVAAFTRDTWADRGGSDYIPDIYHDWISPGELAQATLLVDMGEETPSDDVAAIAQVVMLSEYEGWAQGMRVAPDYREQGLATRLSHALLDWARERGARRVRNMVYSWNVPSLANARTVGFDPGIEFRWATPDPDATADPAAAIRDDADAAWTYWTGSEARTALSGLALDPVETWALSELTRDRLHDAAADDRLFVVGDDRATGFTYRNRTYSRERDDEGEGEETWAEYAVAAWDGASACESLLDAIRRDAASVGADRTRVLFPERIDWVTDAALARSDLAEEPTFVMEADLS; encoded by the coding sequence ATGGAGATTCGACCCGCCCGACCCGAGGACTACGACGCGGTCGCCGCGTTCACCCGCGATACGTGGGCCGACCGCGGCGGGTCGGACTACATCCCCGACATCTACCACGACTGGATTTCCCCCGGCGAGTTAGCGCAGGCGACGCTCCTCGTCGACATGGGCGAGGAGACGCCCTCCGACGACGTGGCCGCCATCGCACAGGTCGTCATGCTGTCGGAGTACGAGGGGTGGGCGCAGGGTATGCGCGTCGCGCCCGACTACCGCGAACAGGGTCTCGCGACCCGACTGTCGCACGCGCTTCTCGACTGGGCGCGCGAGCGCGGCGCGCGGCGTGTCCGCAACATGGTCTACTCGTGGAACGTCCCGAGCCTCGCCAACGCCCGCACGGTCGGGTTCGACCCCGGCATCGAGTTCCGCTGGGCGACGCCCGACCCGGACGCGACCGCCGACCCGGCGGCAGCCATCCGCGACGACGCCGACGCTGCGTGGACCTACTGGACCGGGAGCGAGGCGCGAACCGCGCTGTCGGGGCTCGCACTCGACCCCGTCGAGACGTGGGCGCTCTCCGAGTTGACCCGCGACCGCCTCCACGACGCCGCGGCCGACGACCGACTGTTCGTCGTCGGGGACGACCGCGCGACCGGATTCACCTATCGCAACCGGACCTACTCGCGCGAACGCGACGACGAGGGCGAGGGCGAGGAGACGTGGGCCGAGTACGCGGTCGCCGCGTGGGACGGCGCGTCGGCCTGCGAGTCGCTGTTGGACGCGATTCGACGCGACGCCGCTTCGGTCGGCGCGGACCGGACGCGCGTCCTGTTCCCCGAGCGCATCGACTGGGTTACCGACGCCGCACTCGCTCGGAGCGACCTCGCCGAGGAGCCGACGTTCGTCATGGAAGCCGACCTCTCCTGA
- the gatD gene encoding Glu-tRNA(Gln) amidotransferase subunit GatD yields MNAGDRVRVTRADVTNEGVLMPSSTEDHLVVKLDGGYNVGIAREGADVDVLETDVYDIEDAQSEGDGTSEIEFDDDLPTISLISTGGTIASTVDYRTGAVTAQFDAKDVLRAVPDLAGRANYRGRVVANILSENMTTDVWVDLAEAVAEEIEGGADGVVVMHGTDTMQFSASAMSFMLDTPVPIVFTGSQRSADRPSSDNVMNAVCAVEAAKAEAAEVMVCMHASESDDVCALHEGTRVRKNHTSRRDAFETVGAKPLGEVDYEAEEVTFRRDYTPRCEADLALHADIESEVELVKFTPGMDPAALDYLDEKAGVVIEGTGLGHVHTDLIPQFEELVEGGTVVAMTSQCLEGRVCDRVYDTGRDLLDAGVVEAGDTLPGTAKVKLMWALANVADPTDAMGRNLEGELTQRSVPWE; encoded by the coding sequence ATGAACGCAGGGGACCGCGTCCGCGTCACCCGCGCGGACGTCACGAACGAAGGCGTGCTCATGCCGTCTTCCACCGAGGACCACCTCGTCGTCAAACTCGACGGCGGGTACAACGTCGGCATCGCCCGCGAGGGGGCCGACGTGGACGTGCTCGAAACCGACGTGTACGACATCGAAGACGCGCAGTCCGAAGGCGACGGCACCTCCGAAATCGAGTTCGACGACGACCTGCCGACGATCTCGCTCATCTCGACCGGCGGGACCATCGCCTCGACGGTCGACTACCGCACGGGCGCGGTGACCGCGCAGTTCGACGCCAAGGACGTGCTTCGGGCCGTCCCCGACCTCGCGGGGCGGGCGAACTACCGCGGCCGCGTCGTCGCCAACATCCTCTCGGAGAACATGACGACCGACGTGTGGGTCGACCTCGCCGAGGCCGTCGCCGAGGAAATCGAGGGTGGAGCCGACGGCGTCGTCGTCATGCACGGCACCGACACGATGCAGTTCTCCGCGTCGGCGATGTCGTTCATGCTCGACACGCCCGTTCCCATCGTCTTCACGGGCAGTCAGCGCTCGGCGGACCGCCCCTCCTCCGACAACGTGATGAACGCCGTCTGCGCCGTCGAGGCCGCGAAGGCCGAAGCCGCCGAGGTGATGGTTTGTATGCACGCCTCGGAGTCCGACGACGTCTGCGCGCTCCACGAGGGGACGCGCGTCCGCAAGAACCACACCTCCCGGCGCGACGCGTTCGAGACCGTCGGCGCGAAGCCGCTCGGCGAGGTCGACTACGAGGCCGAGGAGGTCACGTTCCGCCGCGACTACACCCCCCGCTGCGAGGCCGACCTCGCGCTCCACGCCGACATCGAGTCCGAGGTGGAACTCGTGAAGTTCACGCCGGGGATGGACCCCGCGGCGCTCGACTACCTCGACGAGAAAGCCGGCGTCGTCATCGAAGGGACGGGCCTCGGCCACGTCCACACCGACCTCATCCCGCAGTTCGAGGAACTCGTCGAGGGCGGCACGGTCGTCGCCATGACCTCGCAGTGTCTCGAAGGCCGCGTCTGCGACCGCGTCTACGACACCGGCCGCGACCTGCTCGACGCCGGCGTCGTCGAGGCGGGCGACACGCTCCCCGGCACCGCAAAGGTGAAGCTCATGTGGGCGCTCGCCAACGTCGCGGACCCGACCGACGCGATGGGTCGGAACCTCGAAGGCGAACTGACCCAGCGCTCGGTCCCGTGGGAGTGA
- a CDS encoding PLDc N-terminal domain-containing protein, with protein sequence MLPTILLQSGGAGALVIGLLFFLLFLGMVVWTYSDARQNSSHPAFLWAVVVFLAPLLGLVLYFILGRNA encoded by the coding sequence ATGCTCCCCACGATACTCCTCCAGTCGGGCGGTGCAGGCGCGCTCGTAATCGGCCTGCTGTTTTTCCTCCTGTTCCTCGGGATGGTAGTGTGGACGTACAGCGACGCGCGGCAAAACAGCAGTCACCCGGCGTTCCTCTGGGCCGTCGTCGTCTTCCTCGCCCCCCTTCTGGGACTCGTGTTGTACTTCATCCTCGGCCGCAACGCGTAG
- a CDS encoding ArsR/SmtB family transcription factor: protein MDSAVLLDLLGNENRRRILRLLSHKPCYVTEISEYLGVSPKAVIDHLRKLEDAGLIESRTDDQRRKYFHISRNLRLEVNVSPYGFGAKSAYPPSPSLDMAGRCPHVTLEVENAGTDDVSELARELGKLEELDNELSLAQRWVQGRITDVLDRLNDRLGVDADSRFYAEILAALANGSNTVRGIAKELNADPAVVDSALHHLAEGGLVAHNGDRWRID from the coding sequence ATGGACTCCGCGGTACTGCTCGACCTACTCGGGAACGAAAACCGCCGGCGCATCCTGCGGTTGCTCTCGCACAAACCGTGCTACGTCACCGAGATAAGCGAGTACCTCGGCGTCAGCCCTAAGGCCGTCATCGACCACCTCCGAAAGCTGGAGGACGCGGGGCTCATCGAGTCGCGCACCGACGACCAACGGCGCAAGTACTTCCACATCTCGCGGAACCTCCGACTGGAGGTGAACGTCTCGCCGTACGGCTTCGGCGCGAAGAGCGCCTACCCGCCGAGTCCGAGCCTCGACATGGCCGGGCGCTGTCCGCACGTGACGCTCGAAGTCGAGAACGCCGGCACCGACGACGTCTCCGAGTTGGCGCGCGAACTCGGGAAACTGGAGGAGCTCGACAACGAACTCTCCTTGGCTCAGCGGTGGGTGCAGGGCCGCATCACCGACGTGCTCGACCGCCTCAACGACCGCCTCGGCGTCGACGCCGACAGCCGCTTTTACGCGGAGATTCTGGCCGCGCTCGCCAACGGGTCGAACACCGTCCGCGGCATCGCAAAGGAACTCAACGCGGACCCCGCGGTCGTCGACAGCGCGCTCCACCACCTCGCCGAAGGCGGCCTCGTCGCCCACAACGGCGACCGCTGGCGAATCGACTGA
- a CDS encoding DUF1405 domain-containing protein, whose translation MGLRDFDLDAAVDDWTEYYLGNGPSLVVFLVLNAAAFLVGVSFYVHSDPALSDLPTFLYPLFGDSPAALALMTLSAATLLPNLGRRVADAPVNRPLAYLHTLAFVWLVKYGVWTVVALNLRPDLYVGFSGAALWDYWGIMLTHAGFLALALVVPRYGATTKGALGFALTLALVNDVFDYGLGYYPPLKYEAGALLAGITVALSFLAVFLASRAFDRLPDATETARERPASHNR comes from the coding sequence ATGGGTCTGCGAGACTTCGACCTCGACGCGGCGGTCGACGACTGGACGGAGTACTACCTCGGAAACGGCCCGAGCCTCGTCGTCTTCCTCGTCCTCAACGCCGCCGCGTTCCTCGTCGGGGTGAGCTTCTACGTCCACTCCGACCCCGCGCTGTCGGACCTGCCGACGTTTCTCTACCCGCTTTTCGGTGACTCGCCGGCCGCCCTCGCGCTGATGACGCTGTCGGCCGCGACGCTGCTTCCGAACCTCGGTCGCCGCGTCGCCGACGCACCCGTCAACCGACCGCTCGCGTACCTCCACACCCTCGCGTTCGTCTGGCTCGTCAAATACGGCGTCTGGACGGTCGTCGCGCTCAACCTCCGACCCGACCTCTACGTCGGCTTCTCCGGGGCCGCGCTGTGGGACTACTGGGGCATCATGCTCACTCACGCGGGCTTTCTCGCGCTCGCGCTCGTCGTGCCGCGGTACGGCGCGACCACGAAGGGCGCACTCGGGTTCGCCCTCACGCTCGCGCTCGTCAACGACGTGTTCGACTACGGCCTCGGCTACTACCCGCCGCTGAAGTACGAGGCGGGGGCGCTCCTCGCGGGCATCACCGTCGCCCTCTCGTTTCTTGCGGTGTTCCTCGCGTCGCGGGCGTTCGACCGCCTCCCGGACGCCACGGAGACCGCCCGTGAACGCCCCGCGAGTCACAATCGCTAA
- the gpmI gene encoding 2,3-bisphosphoglycerate-independent phosphoglycerate mutase, translating to MDAALIILDGWGLGDHDRRDAIKAADTPNFDRYRDAGAFGTLIVDGRRVGLPDGQMGNSEVGHLNIGAGRVVKQAYTRIGDSIDDGSFYENDAITAAYDHADEHDGRVHLMGLVSDGGVHSDQQHLHALIELAADRGVEAVTHAFTDGRDTSPTGGEEYLSDLEAVADEQGTGGVATVSGRYYAMDRDQNWERTKRAYDAIVEREAEWTAETAVDAVTESYDRGDTDEFVEPTVVDDAPALEDGDSVVFFNFRADRARQLVGMLCDIEPVWEFETTPPELLMTTMTQYDKTFDVSVAYPPEQPEDTLGEVLAGADMTQLRMAESEKYPHVTYFLNGGREVEFDGEIRNIVESPDVPTYDLQPEMSAVELTDTAIDIIESDDPNVMVLNYANPDMVGHTGDYGAAIEAVEAVDEQLGRLVERVRARGGHVCITADHGNADDMGTEDDPHTAHTFNPVPFVYLAADRDDEAAAENDAEAEQDEVDPDHPLSGGRTVREGGSLCDIAPTILELVGVDQPSAMTGESLLD from the coding sequence ATGGACGCAGCACTCATCATCCTCGACGGGTGGGGACTCGGCGACCACGACCGCCGCGACGCAATCAAGGCGGCGGACACGCCGAACTTCGACCGCTACCGCGACGCGGGCGCGTTCGGGACGCTCATCGTCGACGGCCGGCGCGTCGGTCTCCCGGACGGCCAGATGGGCAACAGCGAGGTCGGCCACCTCAACATCGGGGCCGGCCGCGTCGTCAAGCAGGCGTACACCCGCATCGGCGACAGCATCGACGACGGCTCGTTCTACGAGAACGACGCCATCACGGCCGCCTACGACCACGCCGACGAACACGACGGGCGCGTCCACCTCATGGGCCTCGTCTCCGACGGCGGCGTCCACTCCGACCAACAGCACCTCCACGCGCTCATCGAACTCGCCGCCGACCGCGGCGTCGAGGCCGTCACCCACGCCTTCACTGACGGCCGCGACACCAGCCCCACCGGCGGCGAGGAATACCTCTCGGACCTCGAAGCCGTCGCCGACGAGCAGGGAACCGGCGGGGTCGCCACCGTCTCCGGGCGCTACTACGCGATGGACCGCGACCAGAACTGGGAACGCACCAAGCGCGCCTACGACGCCATCGTCGAGCGGGAGGCCGAGTGGACCGCCGAGACGGCCGTCGACGCCGTCACCGAGTCGTACGACCGCGGCGACACCGACGAGTTCGTCGAGCCGACCGTCGTCGACGACGCGCCCGCGCTCGAAGACGGCGACTCGGTCGTCTTCTTCAACTTCCGCGCCGACCGCGCGCGACAGCTCGTGGGGATGCTCTGCGACATCGAGCCCGTCTGGGAGTTCGAGACGACGCCGCCGGAGCTTCTCATGACGACGATGACGCAGTACGACAAGACGTTCGACGTGTCCGTGGCCTACCCGCCGGAACAGCCCGAGGACACGCTCGGGGAGGTGCTCGCCGGGGCGGACATGACGCAGCTTCGGATGGCGGAGTCCGAGAAGTACCCCCACGTCACCTACTTCCTCAACGGCGGCCGCGAGGTCGAGTTCGACGGCGAGATTCGGAACATCGTCGAGAGCCCCGACGTGCCGACCTACGACCTCCAGCCCGAGATGTCCGCGGTGGAGCTCACCGACACGGCCATCGACATCATCGAGTCCGACGACCCGAACGTGATGGTGCTCAACTACGCCAACCCCGACATGGTCGGCCACACCGGCGACTACGGGGCCGCCATCGAGGCCGTCGAGGCTGTCGACGAACAGCTCGGGCGGCTCGTCGAGCGCGTCCGCGCCCGCGGCGGCCACGTCTGTATCACCGCCGACCACGGCAACGCCGACGACATGGGAACCGAAGACGACCCGCACACGGCCCACACGTTCAACCCCGTCCCGTTCGTCTACCTCGCGGCCGACCGCGACGACGAGGCGGCCGCGGAGAACGACGCCGAGGCCGAGCAGGACGAAGTCGACCCCGACCACCCGCTTTCGGGCGGCCGGACCGTCCGCGAGGGCGGCTCGCTGTGCGACATCGCGCCGACAATCCTCGAACTCGTCGGCGTCGACCAGCCGTCCGCGATGACCGGCGAGTCGCTGTTAGATTAG
- a CDS encoding TVP38/TMEM64 family protein yields the protein MPRPRLAAGLALAAVIAGLLFASPDAVIAHATWVAADPVRLVVVVSALALVRPLLAWPTTLLALVVGYGLGPVGVPFALALIVLTSVPPFLFARRYRGATRFAGVGERTVEQTGSVKGVAASRLLPIPSDVVSVAAGVANVRLGAFALGTAAGELPWAVAGVVAGASVETLTTDSLAAAVRPEFVVLAAIAGVSMLVPTAYRRYRSGSGA from the coding sequence GTGCCCCGTCCGCGTCTCGCCGCCGGCCTCGCGCTCGCGGCCGTCATCGCCGGTCTCCTGTTCGCGTCGCCAGACGCCGTCATCGCACACGCGACGTGGGTCGCCGCCGACCCCGTGCGACTCGTCGTCGTCGTGAGCGCGCTCGCGCTCGTGCGCCCGCTTCTCGCGTGGCCGACGACGCTCCTCGCGCTCGTCGTCGGCTACGGGCTCGGACCGGTCGGCGTGCCGTTCGCGCTGGCGCTTATCGTCCTCACGAGCGTCCCGCCGTTCCTCTTCGCGCGGCGCTACCGCGGGGCGACCAGATTTGCCGGCGTCGGCGAGCGAACCGTCGAACAGACGGGGTCGGTGAAGGGCGTGGCCGCGAGCCGTCTGCTGCCGATTCCCTCCGACGTGGTGTCGGTGGCGGCGGGCGTCGCCAACGTCCGACTCGGCGCGTTCGCGCTCGGGACCGCCGCCGGGGAGCTTCCGTGGGCCGTCGCGGGCGTCGTCGCCGGCGCGTCCGTCGAGACGCTCACGACGGACTCGCTCGCGGCGGCCGTCCGCCCGGAGTTCGTCGTCCTCGCCGCTATCGCAGGCGTGTCGATGCTCGTCCCGACCGCGTACCGTCGCTACCGAAGCGGGTCGGGCGCGTAG
- a CDS encoding DUF5830 family protein: MTEPTRDERVELALDLLAHLEADELSLAEVVDRIETVTTDPTLTRDILDAAELRGIIEREGGRIRHNRGGTFVRFESQVVQREGDFDCRRCGASISTGHFVRFDSGELGPFGSSCVRKALGRE; this comes from the coding sequence GTGACCGAGCCCACACGCGACGAGCGCGTCGAACTCGCGCTCGACCTCCTCGCGCACCTCGAAGCCGACGAACTCTCCCTCGCCGAGGTCGTCGACCGCATCGAGACGGTCACCACGGACCCGACGCTCACCCGCGACATCCTCGACGCGGCGGAGCTTCGCGGCATCATCGAGCGCGAGGGCGGCCGCATCCGTCACAACCGCGGCGGCACGTTCGTTCGGTTCGAGAGTCAGGTCGTCCAACGCGAGGGCGACTTCGACTGCCGCCGCTGCGGCGCGTCCATCTCGACGGGCCACTTCGTGCGGTTCGACTCCGGCGAACTCGGGCCGTTCGGCTCGTCGTGTGTGAGAAAAGCACTCGGGCGGGAGTAG
- a CDS encoding DUF7115 domain-containing protein, which yields MSQPEIVQSVLGEEDVVTRVHLGGEDELFVTPTRTLVYRAEGLLSDESVDEFSHAAEQLSVKEGRRKAKISLDYGLDGSETFSLSAKRLDDALQPIVEGVLSAAGVTDEDGERLVQAFRFSELTFVITDARVVRHIGSAVWDEDYEAYRFADVTDLEFESGSVATTVVLTVDGRQERFKIPNEQARLVREKLARALCDYHGVGSLEEFRVQMEQAQAAAEGADTERDNTDFGAGPDPLSANPGELSDEPANATLSEDAAPAEPTQQAARNQSTGSAEAAAATGAVAEAKAAEAATTQSAAESPAAEQSSGNVAGADDLGFEGSGFESAAESEAGDTATADADYAALAAEVESLREVVEAQSEQIRHQQELVEQLIEELRRGR from the coding sequence ATGAGCCAACCGGAGATCGTCCAGTCCGTCCTCGGAGAGGAAGACGTGGTGACCCGCGTCCACCTCGGGGGCGAGGACGAACTGTTTGTAACTCCGACGCGGACGCTCGTCTATCGGGCCGAAGGCCTCCTCTCGGACGAGTCCGTCGACGAGTTCTCGCACGCTGCCGAGCAACTGTCCGTCAAGGAGGGGCGACGAAAAGCGAAGATATCGCTGGACTACGGTCTCGACGGAAGCGAGACGTTCTCGCTGTCCGCGAAGCGACTCGACGACGCACTCCAGCCTATCGTCGAGGGCGTCCTCTCGGCCGCCGGCGTGACCGACGAAGACGGCGAGCGTCTGGTTCAGGCGTTCCGATTCAGCGAACTCACGTTCGTTATCACCGACGCCCGCGTCGTCCGACACATCGGGAGCGCGGTCTGGGACGAAGACTACGAGGCGTACCGCTTCGCTGACGTGACCGACCTCGAATTCGAGTCGGGAAGCGTCGCCACGACGGTCGTACTCACCGTCGACGGCCGCCAAGAGCGGTTCAAGATTCCCAACGAACAGGCGCGACTCGTTCGCGAGAAACTCGCGCGGGCGCTGTGTGACTACCACGGCGTCGGCAGCCTCGAAGAGTTCCGCGTCCAGATGGAACAGGCACAGGCGGCCGCCGAGGGCGCCGACACGGAGCGCGACAACACCGACTTCGGTGCGGGGCCGGACCCGCTGAGCGCGAACCCCGGCGAACTATCCGACGAGCCGGCGAACGCCACTCTCTCCGAGGACGCCGCGCCCGCCGAGCCGACCCAGCAGGCCGCTCGGAACCAGTCCACCGGGTCCGCCGAGGCTGCCGCCGCGACCGGCGCGGTGGCGGAAGCGAAGGCGGCCGAGGCCGCGACGACCCAGTCGGCCGCCGAGTCGCCGGCCGCCGAGCAGTCGTCCGGCAACGTCGCCGGCGCCGACGACCTCGGATTCGAAGGGTCGGGCTTCGAATCGGCCGCCGAGTCCGAGGCGGGCGATACCGCCACCGCGGACGCTGACTACGCCGCTCTCGCTGCCGAAGTCGAGTCGCTCCGCGAGGTCGTCGAGGCCCAAAGCGAGCAGATTCGCCACCAGCAGGAGCTGGTCGAACAGCTCATCGAAGAACTCCGCCGCGGGCGGTAA
- a CDS encoding CNNM domain-containing protein: MNPTEIGIRLVAGVLLILANGFFVAIEFALTRARQFTESEFVDGDSRLERAWEMTQELELYLTTCQVGITASSIAVGIVAEPALAALFEPLFAGTTLATIGTGALIAYLIINLLHLTHGEQTPTYLGVERSRMVCRYGATPLHWFYVAISPLIKFGDWVAKWTLKLFGIEMTGAWLETETDVIESRGQLRERLHSLLQEGELPEERRDEVLNALDVDELSISEIMIPSSDIVALSTTATPGENFERIRNTPHTRFPLVGESLTDFRGIVYAPSIIDNFEALRAGERSFDEIAAPTMTLAADTNVSDAFDQFQAEDQELALVLRDGEVVGLLTATDALEAVMGELDDPLD, from the coding sequence ATGAACCCAACAGAGATCGGTATACGACTCGTCGCGGGGGTACTCCTCATCCTCGCGAACGGTTTCTTCGTGGCCATCGAGTTCGCGCTGACGCGCGCCCGACAGTTCACCGAGTCCGAGTTCGTCGACGGCGACTCTCGGCTCGAACGCGCCTGGGAGATGACCCAAGAGCTCGAACTGTATCTCACGACCTGTCAGGTCGGAATTACGGCGTCGAGCATCGCCGTCGGTATCGTCGCCGAGCCCGCCCTGGCGGCGCTGTTCGAGCCGCTGTTCGCCGGCACGACGCTCGCGACCATCGGGACCGGCGCGCTCATCGCCTACCTGATTATCAACCTCCTGCACCTCACCCACGGCGAGCAGACGCCGACGTACCTCGGCGTCGAGCGCTCCCGGATGGTCTGTCGCTACGGCGCGACGCCGCTGCACTGGTTCTACGTCGCCATCTCGCCGCTCATCAAGTTCGGCGACTGGGTCGCCAAGTGGACGCTCAAGCTCTTCGGCATCGAGATGACGGGCGCGTGGCTCGAAACCGAGACCGACGTCATCGAGTCCCGCGGCCAACTCCGCGAGCGCCTGCACTCGCTGCTTCAAGAGGGCGAACTCCCCGAGGAGCGCCGCGACGAGGTGCTCAACGCGCTCGACGTGGACGAACTCTCCATCAGCGAAATCATGATTCCCAGTTCCGACATCGTCGCGCTCTCGACGACCGCGACGCCCGGCGAGAACTTCGAGCGGATTCGGAACACCCCCCACACCCGCTTCCCGCTCGTCGGTGAGTCGCTCACCGACTTCCGCGGCATCGTCTACGCGCCCTCCATCATCGACAACTTCGAGGCGCTCCGCGCCGGCGAGCGCTCGTTCGACGAGATTGCCGCGCCGACGATGACGCTCGCCGCCGACACGAACGTCAGCGACGCGTTCGACCAGTTCCAAGCCGAGGACCAGGAACTCGCGCTCGTCCTGCGGGACGGCGAGGTCGTCGGCCTCCTCACCGCGACCGACGCCCTCGAAGCGGTCATGGGCGAACTCGACGACCCGCTCGACTAG
- a CDS encoding Lrp/AsnC family transcriptional regulator, whose product MTSRELDALDRRILYTLQAEARRTSSTDIADSLDASASTVRNRIQRLEADGVLRGYHADVDYERAGYQLYTLIVCTAPIPEREELAEAAAAVPGVVEVQEVMTGERNVMVRAIGVDGDDLSRIGEELDELGLRVSDEDLIRNTHRSPYAKFGDGDE is encoded by the coding sequence ATGACGAGTCGAGAACTCGACGCGCTGGACAGGCGGATACTGTACACGTTGCAGGCGGAGGCGCGCCGCACGTCGTCGACCGACATCGCAGACTCGCTCGACGCCTCGGCGAGCACCGTCCGGAACCGCATCCAGCGGCTCGAAGCCGACGGGGTACTCCGCGGCTATCACGCCGACGTGGACTACGAGCGGGCGGGCTACCAACTGTACACACTTATCGTCTGTACGGCACCGATTCCGGAGCGCGAGGAACTGGCCGAGGCCGCCGCCGCGGTTCCGGGCGTCGTCGAAGTACAGGAGGTGATGACCGGCGAGCGGAACGTCATGGTCCGGGCCATCGGCGTCGACGGCGACGACCTCAGCCGCATCGGCGAGGAGTTAGACGAACTGGGCCTCCGCGTCTCCGACGAAGACCTGATTCGGAACACCCACCGGAGCCCGTACGCGAAGTTCGGGGATGGCGACGAGTGA
- a CDS encoding HVO_2523 family zinc finger protein: MDDDAGRNACAIESPKGRPCPFCGTSMDHRHCKYVCPEHGVVYDCSDTFW; encoded by the coding sequence ATGGACGACGACGCCGGACGGAACGCGTGCGCTATCGAATCCCCGAAGGGCAGACCCTGCCCCTTCTGCGGCACGTCGATGGACCACCGCCACTGCAAGTACGTCTGCCCGGAACACGGGGTCGTCTACGATTGCAGCGACACGTTCTGGTAA
- a CDS encoding phytoene/squalene synthase family protein — translation MLNESQVEAGKDIQQRTGKTFYFATRLLPERVRHATYVLYAFFRVADEVVDAEETAPPAQQRDRLERLRAEALGVVETDDPVLSAFAELRARYGIDPDDVNVFIDAMESDIEKDRYETYAELETYMDGSASAVGRMMTAVMRPDDPEAALPHATALGQAFQMSNFLRDVGEDVVERDRVYLPQTTLDRHGVDTEQILDLDFDERVADVMRDELRRTESLYRDGVAGIEYLPADCQFPVLLSAVLYADHHRSIRKLDYDTLTTTPELGFGRKLTLLAKTAAYWAVWRDPVAVFKAVSVVPYPEDDDLAAEFGPGSTPVEHSRRSGRVSGWLRSLSRWGSD, via the coding sequence ATGCTCAACGAATCACAGGTCGAGGCGGGAAAAGACATCCAACAGCGGACGGGAAAGACGTTTTACTTCGCGACGCGGCTCCTTCCGGAGCGCGTCAGACACGCCACGTACGTCCTGTACGCGTTTTTCCGCGTCGCCGACGAGGTCGTCGACGCCGAGGAGACCGCGCCGCCGGCACAACAGCGCGACCGGCTCGAACGCCTCCGCGCCGAGGCGCTCGGCGTGGTCGAGACCGACGACCCCGTCCTGTCGGCGTTTGCCGAACTCAGAGCGCGCTACGGTATCGACCCCGACGACGTGAACGTCTTCATCGACGCGATGGAGTCGGACATCGAGAAGGACCGCTACGAGACGTACGCGGAGTTAGAGACGTACATGGACGGGTCGGCCTCGGCGGTCGGCCGGATGATGACCGCCGTCATGCGGCCCGACGACCCCGAGGCGGCGCTCCCGCACGCGACGGCGCTCGGGCAGGCGTTCCAGATGTCGAACTTCCTCCGCGACGTGGGCGAAGACGTGGTCGAGCGCGACCGGGTCTACCTCCCGCAGACGACGCTGGACCGCCACGGCGTCGACACCGAACAGATTCTCGACCTCGACTTCGACGAGCGCGTCGCCGACGTGATGCGCGACGAACTCCGCCGCACGGAGTCGCTGTACCGCGACGGCGTCGCCGGCATCGAGTACCTCCCGGCGGACTGCCAGTTCCCGGTGTTGCTGTCGGCGGTGCTGTACGCCGACCACCACCGGTCGATTCGAAAGCTCGACTACGACACCCTCACGACGACGCCCGAACTCGGCTTCGGCCGGAAGCTCACGCTCCTCGCGAAGACCGCGGCGTACTGGGCCGTCTGGCGCGACCCCGTCGCCGTGTTCAAGGCCGTCAGCGTCGTCCCGTACCCCGAAGACGACGACCTCGCCGCGGAGTTCGGCCCCGGTTCGACGCCGGTCGAACACTCGCGGCGGAGCGGGCGCGTCTCGGGGTGGCTTCGGTCGCTGAGCCGCTGGGGCTCGGACTGA